A region from the Leptolyngbya iicbica LK genome encodes:
- a CDS encoding (2Fe-2S) ferredoxin domain-containing protein, which yields MSDRPVADVAQRQVLVCQHKTCLKDGAAPVLQAGQGQQTPIMATVIASGCLGNCGNGPSVLVLPEQTLYSHVRSQELAAILSRHRQELPTSRSPSESSPQPPASRAERRVAIIGLSIAVLLIMGCLAWMLYSLV from the coding sequence GTGAGCGATCGCCCTGTTGCAGATGTTGCCCAACGGCAAGTGTTGGTCTGCCAGCACAAAACCTGCCTCAAGGATGGCGCTGCCCCTGTACTGCAAGCTGGCCAAGGGCAACAAACTCCAATAATGGCAACGGTCATAGCCTCCGGCTGCCTAGGCAACTGCGGTAACGGACCATCAGTATTGGTGTTACCAGAGCAGACGTTATACAGCCACGTGCGATCGCAGGAGTTAGCCGCAATTTTGAGTCGTCATCGGCAAGAATTGCCCACATCGCGATCGCCATCAGAAAGTTCACCCCAACCGCCAGCCAGTCGTGCAGAGCGACGGGTAGCCATTATCGGGCTTAGTATTGCCGTGCTGCTGATTATGGGTTGCCTAGCCTGGATGCTCTACTCCCTAGTTTGA
- a CDS encoding alanine/glycine:cation symporter family protein has translation MAGIFLALLARPGLAQDEALTGVDAIFAPIVNVMATLLFFKIGGENGFPFIVLWLFIAALFFTLRMGFINLRGFKHAIDVVRGKYDDPHDEGEVSHFQALATAVSGTVGLGNIAGVAVAIQLGGPGAMFWLTLAGFLGMVTKFVECSLAVKYRRVLDDGTVLGGPMYYLTRGLSNKGMRPLGQGLAVLFCILCIGGSLGGANMFQSNQAYAAISGLIPGLPAWIFGLILAGLSAFVIIGGIRRIGAVAEKLVPAMAAIYAIACLFVIIVNIAEVPAAIGTIISEAFAPTAVAGGLVGVIVQGIRRSSFSNEAGVGSAAIAHSAARTDEHIREGIVALLEPFIDTIVICNMTAIAIVLTGVYQDTGEGLSGVAMTSSAFESVIGWFPIILSIAVCLFAFSTIISWSYYGIQAWTYLFGERSTLLFKLIYVTCTFLGTLTSLGLIIDFSDLMLLGMAFPNLVGCYILSNELAGDLKDYWQRLTSGQMPTYDEMATASTPSE, from the coding sequence TTGGCAGGCATTTTTCTGGCTTTGTTAGCTCGACCTGGTCTAGCCCAAGACGAGGCATTGACAGGGGTAGACGCGATTTTCGCCCCCATTGTCAACGTCATGGCCACTCTCCTATTTTTCAAAATTGGTGGAGAAAATGGCTTTCCCTTTATTGTGCTGTGGTTGTTTATCGCGGCACTGTTTTTTACGCTGCGCATGGGCTTCATCAACCTGCGCGGCTTTAAGCATGCCATCGATGTGGTGCGCGGTAAGTATGACGACCCCCATGACGAAGGTGAGGTGTCGCACTTCCAAGCCCTGGCAACGGCAGTCTCTGGGACGGTCGGCTTGGGGAATATCGCCGGGGTGGCGGTGGCAATTCAGTTGGGTGGTCCCGGTGCCATGTTCTGGCTGACGTTGGCTGGGTTCCTCGGCATGGTGACCAAGTTTGTTGAATGTTCGCTCGCGGTGAAATACCGTCGCGTACTGGACGATGGCACAGTGCTGGGCGGTCCGATGTATTACCTCACTCGCGGCCTTTCTAACAAAGGGATGCGACCTTTGGGGCAAGGCTTGGCAGTGCTATTTTGCATCCTTTGTATCGGTGGTAGCTTGGGTGGAGCAAATATGTTCCAGTCAAACCAGGCTTATGCGGCGATTAGCGGGTTGATTCCTGGCTTGCCCGCGTGGATTTTTGGTTTGATTCTCGCTGGGTTGTCAGCCTTTGTGATTATTGGCGGCATTCGTCGTATTGGCGCTGTGGCTGAGAAGCTCGTTCCGGCGATGGCGGCAATTTATGCGATCGCCTGTCTCTTTGTCATCATCGTGAATATTGCTGAGGTCCCAGCAGCAATCGGCACCATCATCAGTGAAGCGTTTGCTCCCACAGCGGTAGCCGGTGGTCTGGTCGGTGTCATTGTGCAGGGAATTCGCCGGAGTTCCTTCTCGAATGAAGCGGGTGTGGGGTCGGCGGCGATCGCGCACTCGGCGGCTCGTACCGATGAGCACATTCGCGAAGGCATTGTGGCCTTGCTAGAGCCCTTCATTGACACCATCGTGATCTGTAACATGACCGCGATCGCGATCGTGTTAACCGGGGTTTATCAAGACACTGGCGAGGGTTTGAGCGGCGTCGCCATGACCTCCAGCGCCTTTGAATCCGTCATTGGCTGGTTTCCCATCATCTTGAGTATTGCGGTTTGCCTGTTCGCCTTCTCCACCATTATTTCTTGGAGCTACTACGGCATCCAAGCGTGGACGTATCTGTTTGGCGAGCGCAGCACGCTGCTGTTCAAGCTGATTTATGTCACCTGCACCTTCTTGGGCACTCTGACTAGCCTGGGCCTCATCATCGACTTTAGCGACTTGATGCTGTTGGGCATGGCCTTTCCCAACTTGGTCGGTTGCTACATCTTGTCGAACGAGTTGGCGGGCGACCTAAAGGACTACTGGCAACGGTTAACCTCCGGACAGATGCCAACCTATGACGAAATGGCGACAGCGAGTACGCCCTCTGAATAA
- a CDS encoding heavy metal translocating P-type ATPase, which produces MSDTHDRDCCRPAPQGEAHQHSRDAAPRVTHPTHDGCSVSPSSAPPDRCCGDSTEAFNLWRELAPILISVPLLVIGLVFNEALQATPGGIAEYVVLLPAYLLCGWSVLTSAGRNVLRGRWFDENFLMTIATVGAIAIQELPEAVGVMLFFQVGELVQGLAVGRSRCSIQSLLAVRPDTANLQTGDTVTTVAPSTVQVGDVILVRPGEKVPLDGAVLTGTSRLDTSALTGESVPRSVVVGEPVLAGMVNQSGALTVRVTRPFGESSISRILDLVENARSKKAHTEKFITRFARIYTPAVVFISLAVALLPPLLIPGATAATWSYRALVILVISCPCGLVISVPLGFFGGIGAAAKQGILVKGAAYLDALTQVKTVVFDKTGTLTQGNFQVTDIIAHNGMSDRQLLALAAHAESQSTHPVAQSIQRAYDGAINHSGVQDYEEIAGHGVRARVNGQTVLAGSDRLLHREAIPHDECFTDGTIAHLAVDGEYQGRIHIADELKPDAAAAIRRLHQQGITTHLLTGDSAFVAKAIAAQLGIDQVQAELLPEDKVTALETILAQRADPQHKVAFVGDGINDAPVIARADVGIAMGGLGSDAAIETADVVIMTDAPSKVGDAIAIARRTHRIVWQNIAFALGVKGLFIALGAIGVATLWEAVFADVGVALLAILNASRVLRSGATQ; this is translated from the coding sequence ATGTCAGATACCCACGATCGCGATTGCTGCCGTCCCGCGCCTCAGGGTGAGGCTCACCAACATAGCCGCGATGCCGCCCCCCGTGTAACCCACCCAACTCACGACGGCTGTAGCGTTTCCCCCTCCTCAGCGCCTCCTGATCGCTGCTGTGGCGACAGCACAGAAGCGTTTAACCTCTGGCGAGAACTGGCCCCAATCCTGATCTCGGTGCCGCTGTTGGTGATTGGCCTGGTCTTTAACGAGGCGCTGCAAGCCACGCCGGGCGGCATCGCGGAGTATGTCGTGCTGCTGCCTGCGTATCTGCTCTGCGGCTGGAGTGTGTTGACCAGCGCCGGACGCAACGTGCTACGGGGCCGCTGGTTTGACGAAAACTTTTTGATGACCATTGCCACGGTGGGGGCGATCGCCATTCAAGAGCTGCCCGAAGCGGTCGGTGTCATGCTGTTCTTTCAAGTAGGGGAGCTGGTGCAGGGGCTGGCGGTGGGGCGATCGCGGTGCTCCATCCAATCCCTGCTAGCAGTGCGGCCCGACACGGCCAATTTGCAGACGGGGGACACTGTCACGACCGTTGCACCGTCAACGGTGCAGGTGGGCGACGTGATTCTCGTGCGGCCAGGTGAAAAGGTGCCGTTGGATGGTGCGGTCTTGACGGGCACGTCGCGACTCGACACCTCGGCCCTGACCGGGGAATCGGTACCGCGATCGGTGGTGGTGGGTGAGCCCGTACTGGCGGGCATGGTGAACCAGTCCGGTGCTCTGACGGTGCGTGTGACACGGCCCTTTGGCGAGTCGTCCATCAGCCGCATTTTGGATCTGGTGGAAAACGCCCGCAGCAAAAAGGCCCATACCGAAAAGTTCATCACCCGCTTTGCCCGCATTTATACCCCTGCCGTGGTGTTCATTTCCCTGGCGGTGGCGCTGCTGCCGCCGCTGCTGATTCCCGGCGCGACGGCGGCGACGTGGAGCTATCGGGCGCTGGTCATTCTCGTGATTTCCTGTCCCTGCGGCTTGGTGATCAGCGTGCCGTTGGGCTTCTTTGGGGGCATTGGGGCGGCAGCCAAGCAGGGCATTTTGGTGAAGGGGGCGGCGTATTTAGATGCGCTCACCCAGGTCAAGACGGTGGTATTTGATAAGACGGGGACGCTGACGCAAGGCAATTTTCAGGTGACGGACATCATCGCCCACAATGGGATGAGCGATCGCCAACTCCTGGCCCTCGCCGCCCATGCGGAATCCCAGTCCACCCATCCCGTCGCCCAGTCCATTCAGCGGGCCTACGACGGGGCGATCAATCACTCCGGCGTGCAGGACTATGAAGAAATTGCCGGACACGGGGTTCGCGCTCGGGTAAACGGGCAAACGGTCTTGGCGGGGAGCGATCGCCTGCTGCACCGGGAGGCCATTCCCCATGACGAATGCTTCACTGACGGCACGATCGCTCACCTGGCGGTGGATGGCGAATATCAGGGCCGCATTCACATTGCGGATGAACTGAAGCCGGATGCGGCGGCGGCGATTCGTCGCTTGCACCAGCAGGGCATCACGACCCACCTGCTGACGGGAGACAGTGCCTTTGTGGCAAAGGCGATCGCGGCACAACTGGGCATCGACCAGGTGCAGGCGGAGCTACTGCCCGAAGACAAAGTGACTGCTCTGGAAACCATCCTGGCGCAGCGCGCTGACCCGCAACACAAGGTGGCCTTTGTGGGGGATGGCATCAATGATGCCCCGGTGATTGCCCGCGCCGATGTGGGCATTGCCATGGGCGGTCTCGGCTCCGATGCGGCGATCGAGACGGCGGATGTGGTGATCATGACGGATGCCCCGTCGAAGGTGGGGGACGCGATCGCGATCGCCCGCCGCACCCACCGCATCGTCTGGCAAAATATCGCCTTTGCCCTGGGGGTGAAAGGGCTGTTTATTGCGTTGGGGGCGATCGGGGTGGCGACTCTGTGGGAGGCGGTGTTTGCCGATGTGGGGGTGGCGCTGCTCGCCATTCTCAACGCCAGCCGCGTATTGCGGTCTGGCGCGACCCAATGA
- a CDS encoding putative toxin-antitoxin system toxin component, PIN family, with amino-acid sequence MTTEGRYGFDTSVIVSALLRPGSVPRQAFDLATERGVMLASVATLSELREVLFRPKFDRYITLQERLQFLAALMESVVLIDVDVTIAASRDAKDNKFLELAVSGQATCLVSGDEDLLILHPFRGIEILSPAAFLQRKG; translated from the coding sequence GTGACGACTGAGGGACGCTACGGGTTCGACACCAGCGTCATTGTGAGTGCCTTGCTGCGACCGGGATCAGTCCCCAGACAAGCGTTTGATTTAGCGACTGAGCGCGGGGTGATGCTGGCATCTGTCGCAACCCTGAGTGAACTGAGAGAGGTCTTATTTCGGCCCAAGTTTGATCGATACATTACGCTTCAGGAACGGCTGCAGTTTTTGGCCGCATTGATGGAGTCAGTGGTGCTGATCGACGTTGATGTGACGATTGCCGCGAGTCGTGATGCCAAAGACAACAAGTTCTTAGAACTAGCGGTCAGTGGCCAAGCCACTTGTCTGGTGAGCGGAGATGAAGACTTATTGATCCTGCATCCGTTTCGAGGCATTGAGATATTGTCCCCGGCGGCCTTTTTGCAGCGAAAGGGATGA
- the pruA gene encoding L-glutamate gamma-semialdehyde dehydrogenase, which translates to MVTQLQKPDYETKTLAIANGLLMATREKKNFLAQMRDQMRWDDKIMDFAMGNPGLKVQLFRFIDALPALRSKPEIARHLQEYLSAEAVELPGALKNLMNFTNPDSMPGQLAATTVAPAVETLAYRYISGENIDKAVKVIERMRKDKLTFTMDLLGEAVITEAEAEAYLYRYLDLMTQLSAAAKNWKTVDAIDRAGDQTLSKVQVSVKLTAFYSQFDPLDAEGSRQAVSQHIRTLLRRSAELGVMVHFDMEQYEYKDLTLAILKDLLMEPEFRDRDDLGVTMQAYLRDSYEDLEGLVAWAKERGTPVTVRLVKGAYWDQETITARQNNWPTPVYSEKVSTDANFERMTRLLLENHQYLYAAIGSHNVRSQAYAMAIAEELNIPKRNIELQVLYGMADKLAKTLADKGYRVRVYTPFGELIPGMSYLIRRLLENTANSSFLRQNLEDASVEDLLAAPQFAPADQAVAAGEPEDWGEWSPPFENAADTDYAIAAERDAATEAMETVRQQLGQRYRPIINGEAVNTDTSLDSVNPSNPSQLIGKVGLTSQAQADAAISGAKAAFADWAATPPAERAAMLRRAADLMESRRAELNAWIVLEVGKPLGQADPEVSEAIDFCRFYADEMERLDAGYAYDYPGETNRYRYFPRGLTVVISPWNFPFAITTGMTVASLVAGNCTLLKPAENSSVIAAKIVEILYEAGIPHGALQFLPAIGSTVGAHLVQHPDVHMIAFTGSRAVGCEIYAKAAQWQPGQKHLKRVVAEMGGKNGIIVDESADLDQAVQGVVYSAFGFSGQKCSACSRVIVVESIYDTFLNRLLEATRSLNVGDAAAASTKVGPVIDAKAQEKILSYIETGKQEATLALSLSAPDQGYFIPPTVFTDVAPDAVIAQEEIFGPVLAVIKAPDFDTALAIANNTDYGLTGGLYSRTPSHIDRVQTNFAVGNLYINRSITGAIVSRHPFGGLKMSGVGSKAGGPDYLLQFLEPRHVSENVQRQGFAPIAGVDD; encoded by the coding sequence ATGGTTACCCAACTGCAAAAGCCCGATTACGAAACTAAAACCTTAGCGATCGCCAACGGCCTGCTGATGGCGACCCGTGAAAAGAAAAACTTCCTGGCCCAGATGCGCGACCAAATGCGGTGGGACGACAAGATCATGGACTTTGCCATGGGCAATCCGGGGTTGAAAGTGCAGCTCTTTCGCTTCATTGACGCGCTGCCCGCCCTGCGGAGTAAGCCGGAAATTGCCCGTCACTTGCAAGAGTATCTGTCTGCCGAAGCGGTGGAATTGCCCGGGGCGCTCAAGAATCTGATGAACTTCACCAATCCGGATTCGATGCCGGGACAGCTAGCGGCGACGACTGTGGCCCCAGCGGTGGAAACCCTCGCCTATCGCTACATCTCGGGAGAAAACATCGATAAGGCGGTCAAGGTAATCGAGCGGATGCGGAAGGATAAGCTCACCTTCACGATGGATCTGTTAGGGGAAGCGGTGATTACCGAGGCCGAAGCGGAAGCCTATCTATATCGCTACTTAGACTTGATGACGCAGCTCTCGGCTGCGGCTAAAAATTGGAAAACCGTGGACGCGATCGACCGGGCGGGTGACCAAACCCTTTCAAAAGTGCAGGTGTCGGTCAAACTCACAGCATTCTATTCTCAATTTGATCCGCTCGATGCGGAAGGCAGTCGGCAGGCGGTGAGCCAGCACATTCGCACCTTGCTCCGGCGGTCTGCCGAGCTGGGGGTGATGGTGCATTTCGACATGGAGCAGTACGAGTATAAAGACCTGACGCTAGCGATTTTGAAAGATCTGTTGATGGAGCCGGAATTTCGCGATCGCGATGATCTGGGCGTCACCATGCAGGCCTATTTGCGCGACAGCTATGAGGATTTGGAAGGACTGGTGGCCTGGGCCAAAGAGCGCGGCACCCCCGTCACCGTGCGCCTGGTCAAAGGGGCCTATTGGGATCAGGAAACCATCACCGCCCGGCAGAATAATTGGCCGACGCCGGTCTATAGCGAAAAGGTGTCGACCGATGCCAACTTTGAGCGCATGACGCGCCTGCTGCTAGAAAACCATCAATATCTATATGCGGCGATTGGCAGTCACAATGTGCGATCGCAAGCCTATGCCATGGCGATCGCCGAAGAGCTGAACATTCCCAAGCGCAACATTGAGCTGCAAGTGCTGTATGGCATGGCGGACAAGCTGGCGAAAACCCTGGCCGATAAGGGCTACCGCGTGCGGGTCTACACGCCCTTTGGGGAACTGATTCCCGGCATGTCGTACCTGATTCGCCGCCTGCTCGAAAACACCGCGAACAGCTCCTTTTTGCGCCAAAACCTGGAAGACGCTTCGGTGGAAGATTTGCTGGCCGCCCCGCAGTTTGCGCCAGCCGATCAGGCCGTCGCAGCGGGTGAACCGGAAGACTGGGGCGAATGGTCGCCGCCGTTTGAGAACGCAGCGGACACCGATTATGCGATCGCCGCCGAGCGCGATGCCGCAACCGAAGCGATGGAGACGGTGCGCCAGCAACTCGGTCAGCGCTACCGCCCCATCATTAATGGTGAGGCGGTGAATACTGACACCAGTTTGGATTCGGTGAATCCCTCCAACCCTTCACAGTTGATTGGTAAGGTGGGCTTGACCAGTCAGGCCCAGGCTGATGCGGCGATCTCGGGTGCGAAAGCCGCCTTTGCCGATTGGGCCGCCACGCCGCCAGCAGAACGCGCCGCCATGCTGCGCCGCGCCGCCGACCTGATGGAATCGCGCCGTGCCGAACTCAATGCCTGGATTGTGTTAGAGGTGGGCAAACCGCTAGGACAGGCCGATCCAGAGGTGTCGGAAGCGATCGACTTTTGCCGCTTCTACGCCGATGAGATGGAGCGACTCGATGCGGGCTACGCCTATGACTATCCGGGCGAAACCAACCGTTATCGCTACTTCCCACGGGGGCTGACGGTCGTCATTTCCCCCTGGAATTTTCCGTTTGCCATTACCACGGGCATGACGGTGGCGTCGCTGGTCGCGGGTAACTGCACCCTGCTGAAGCCCGCCGAAAACTCGTCGGTGATTGCCGCCAAAATCGTTGAAATCCTGTATGAAGCAGGCATTCCCCACGGGGCACTGCAATTTTTGCCCGCAATCGGCTCTACGGTGGGGGCGCATCTGGTGCAGCATCCCGATGTTCACATGATTGCCTTCACTGGCTCCCGCGCAGTGGGGTGTGAAATCTATGCCAAAGCGGCGCAGTGGCAACCGGGGCAAAAGCATCTGAAGCGGGTGGTCGCGGAGATGGGCGGTAAAAACGGCATCATCGTCGATGAAAGTGCCGATCTGGATCAGGCCGTGCAGGGGGTCGTGTACTCGGCGTTTGGCTTTAGCGGCCAAAAGTGCTCGGCGTGCTCTCGCGTCATTGTCGTGGAGTCAATCTACGACACCTTTTTGAATCGGCTGCTCGAAGCGACGCGATCGCTGAACGTCGGCGATGCGGCGGCGGCGAGTACCAAAGTTGGCCCCGTTATCGACGCTAAAGCCCAGGAAAAAATCCTGAGCTACATCGAGACGGGCAAGCAAGAAGCGACGTTGGCCCTGTCGCTGTCGGCTCCTGACCAGGGCTACTTCATTCCGCCGACGGTGTTTACCGATGTGGCCCCCGATGCCGTCATCGCTCAAGAGGAAATCTTTGGCCCGGTCTTGGCGGTGATTAAAGCCCCAGATTTTGACACCGCGTTAGCGATCGCCAACAACACCGATTACGGTCTCACAGGCGGTCTCTATTCCCGCACGCCGTCCCATATCGACCGGGTGCAGACTAATTTTGCGGTGGGTAATCTGTACATCAATCGCAGCATTACGGGCGCGATCGTCTCGCGACATCCCTTTGGGGGTCTCAAGATGTCTGGCGTCGGCTCCAAAGCGGGCGGGCCGGACTATCTCTTACAGTTCCTCGAACCCCGCCATGTCAGCGAAAACGTTCAGCGCCAAGGCTTTGCGCCGATCGCAGGCGTTGATGACTAG
- a CDS encoding universal stress protein, with protein sequence MPLFSSENVLVPIDFSDEAMKALKDTLEFVKDPAKVHALYVLSPLEATDPGVVWQTVDDDTRIAKIREMYAKHFPEEVYQKIKFTVEVGNPSSEIIDYAQSNGVDLIVIPSSGKTGLSRFFMGSVSEKVVRFSHCPVLVIRH encoded by the coding sequence ATGCCCCTGTTTTCTAGTGAAAACGTCCTAGTTCCCATTGACTTCTCCGATGAAGCCATGAAGGCGCTCAAAGATACTTTGGAATTTGTCAAAGATCCTGCCAAAGTTCATGCGCTGTATGTGTTGTCTCCTCTCGAAGCCACTGACCCTGGCGTTGTTTGGCAAACCGTTGATGACGATACTCGCATTGCTAAAATTCGCGAGATGTACGCCAAACATTTCCCAGAAGAGGTCTATCAGAAAATTAAATTTACAGTTGAAGTGGGAAACCCCAGCTCTGAGATTATTGACTATGCCCAGAGCAACGGCGTGGACTTAATTGTGATTCCTTCTAGCGGCAAGACGGGGTTGTCGAGATTTTTCATGGGGTCAGTCTCCGAAAAAGTTGTGCGCTTTTCCCACTGCCCGGTATTGGTCATTCGCCACTAA
- a CDS encoding pentapeptide repeat-containing protein, with amino-acid sequence MSVISTYCRGFGVVLAAASVVMIGCSRPEAGGDAADAIAQAQAGECLDCDLLGADLAGQSLKEAKFNRSNLSNAKLNGTDLSNALMDSVDLQNADLSNANLTQAALTSANLTDANLKGADLSGAYLRGANLSGTDFTDANLTGANLASTNLEEAVLDGATLEGATLPEGFTVP; translated from the coding sequence ATGAGCGTGATTTCCACCTATTGCCGAGGTTTTGGGGTTGTTTTAGCCGCTGCCAGTGTTGTGATGATCGGGTGCTCCCGGCCTGAGGCGGGGGGCGATGCCGCCGATGCGATCGCCCAAGCCCAAGCCGGAGAGTGCTTGGATTGCGATCTGTTGGGGGCTGATTTGGCGGGTCAAAGTTTGAAGGAAGCCAAGTTCAACCGCTCCAACCTGAGCAATGCCAAGCTCAACGGCACTGACCTGAGTAACGCGCTGATGGACAGCGTTGATTTGCAAAATGCGGATTTGTCGAACGCGAATTTGACGCAAGCGGCGTTGACATCCGCCAACCTCACCGATGCCAACCTCAAAGGAGCCGATTTGAGCGGCGCATATCTGCGGGGGGCTAATTTGTCCGGCACGGATTTCACCGATGCCAACTTGACCGGCGCCAACCTCGCCAGCACCAATTTAGAAGAAGCCGTGTTGGATGGGGCCACTTTAGAGGGCGCTACCTTGCCAGAAGGATTCACCGTACCGTAA